One stretch of Weissella koreensis KACC 15510 DNA includes these proteins:
- the uvrC gene encoding excinuclease ABC subunit UvrC, with amino-acid sequence MASEHIEQKLALLPDLPGSYQMKDLNGKIIYVGKAKNLKNRVRSYFKSEHDGKTAELVRNVADFDFIVTSSEKESLLLEITLIQKYQPYYNIRLKRGTGYPYIKITNEKDPQIELVSIVKKDNAQYFGPYPNVYAAQETLHFIQKNYPLRRCSGYQGRPCLYANMGQCLGACWHEVPADEYQAQIKKIQSFLAGNTQVVTKKLHQKMEEAAEKLEFERAADLRDQLHFIAETVEKQKIISKDGTPRDLFNFYMDKGWLSVQIFFIRQARLLKREKRLFAIVDEPNEELTSFILQFYNRKNTVLPKEILVPSGVDTKLISSVLQTIVRTPQRGEKKALMNLAVENAKIVLDEKFRLMEMNEKKTNGAMQEIADALGIDEIHRIEAFDHSHTQGEEIVSAMVVFEDGIPNKQKYRKYKIKSVDHADERAETMEVIRRRYSRLLKEHAQMPDLVLMDGGIIQLNAAKEVLEDELGLIDLPVAAMVKNEHHKTADLLKSEGNEHTELDPKSQGFFLLQRIQDEVHRFVITFHRNLRSKSSLGSKLDEIAGVGPKTRQKLLTKYGSLGKIEKAPVDELKQLGLSDKVIQSLKISLGAIH; translated from the coding sequence ATGGCATCAGAACATATTGAACAAAAATTAGCCTTATTACCTGATTTACCGGGTTCTTATCAAATGAAAGATCTGAATGGTAAAATTATCTACGTTGGTAAGGCTAAAAACTTAAAAAATAGAGTGCGTTCTTATTTTAAGAGTGAGCATGATGGTAAGACAGCCGAATTAGTTCGTAATGTTGCTGATTTTGATTTTATTGTAACTAGTTCTGAAAAAGAATCGCTCTTACTTGAAATTACGTTGATTCAAAAGTATCAACCATATTATAATATTCGGTTAAAAAGAGGAACGGGTTACCCTTATATTAAAATAACGAATGAAAAGGACCCACAAATTGAGCTAGTTAGTATTGTTAAAAAAGATAATGCACAGTATTTTGGACCTTATCCGAATGTGTATGCTGCTCAAGAAACATTGCATTTTATTCAGAAAAATTATCCACTAAGAAGATGTAGTGGATATCAAGGACGTCCTTGCTTGTACGCAAATATGGGGCAGTGCTTGGGAGCTTGTTGGCATGAAGTTCCAGCTGATGAATATCAAGCGCAAATTAAAAAAATTCAAAGTTTCTTAGCCGGAAATACCCAAGTTGTTACTAAAAAACTACATCAAAAAATGGAAGAAGCGGCAGAAAAGTTAGAATTTGAACGGGCAGCTGATTTACGAGATCAATTACATTTTATTGCTGAAACGGTTGAAAAGCAGAAAATAATTTCTAAAGATGGAACGCCACGTGACCTTTTTAACTTTTATATGGATAAGGGGTGGCTGTCGGTCCAAATTTTCTTCATTCGTCAAGCCCGGTTGTTGAAACGAGAAAAAAGATTATTTGCCATTGTTGATGAACCAAATGAAGAATTAACTAGTTTTATCTTACAATTTTACAATCGTAAAAATACGGTGTTGCCTAAAGAAATCCTAGTACCATCTGGCGTTGATACTAAATTAATTAGTTCTGTTTTGCAAACTATAGTGCGGACGCCGCAACGTGGTGAGAAAAAAGCATTGATGAACTTGGCAGTCGAAAATGCCAAGATTGTTTTAGATGAAAAGTTTCGTTTAATGGAAATGAATGAGAAAAAAACTAACGGAGCCATGCAAGAAATTGCGGATGCTTTAGGAATTGATGAAATTCATCGCATTGAGGCTTTTGATCATTCTCATACACAAGGTGAAGAAATTGTTTCTGCCATGGTGGTCTTTGAAGATGGAATTCCAAATAAACAAAAGTATCGTAAATATAAAATTAAGAGTGTAGATCATGCAGATGAGCGAGCTGAAACCATGGAAGTGATTCGACGTCGTTATTCACGCTTATTAAAAGAACATGCTCAAATGCCGGATCTTGTTTTAATGGATGGTGGGATCATTCAATTAAATGCGGCTAAAGAAGTTTTGGAAGATGAGTTAGGATTAATTGATTTACCAGTAGCGGCGATGGTTAAAAATGAGCATCATAAAACCGCAGATTTGTTGAAGTCGGAAGGCAATGAACATACCGAGCTAGATCCAAAGTCGCAAGGATTCTTTTTATTACAAAGAATCCAAGACGAGGTACACCGATTTGTAATAACATTTCATCGTAATTTACGTTCTAAATCATCACTTGGTTCTAAATTAGATGAAATTGCGGGGGTTGGCCCTAAAACGCGGCAAAAATTGCTCACAAAATATGGATCATTAGGTAAAATTGAAAAAGCACCTGTAGATGAGTTGAAGCAATTGGGACTTTCTGATAAGGTTATTCAATCACTTAAAATATCACTCGGTGCAATTCATTGA
- a CDS encoding manganese-dependent inorganic pyrophosphatase, with amino-acid sequence MTKKLVFGHQNPDTDTIASAIAASYLLNQTMGEETEPVALGEPNAETQFALDYFKVKPLRVIEKAETEQVYLVDHNEAAQSAKNIDEVEVVGVYDHHKINFSSDAPLWFINMPLGSVATILYYEFKKSNIEIPSDVAGMMASAIISDTLLLKSPTTTSMDQPALEALAEIAGIKDYEAYGLELLKAGTDLSSRTAQELIDGDAKSFDFNGHTFRIGQVNTVDIDETLERQSELESAMQAEGYDNFLFVITDILNSNSKALYLGDASNEVAKAFDTDIKNNVIDLPGVVSRKKQVVPPLTAAF; translated from the coding sequence ATGACAAAAAAATTAGTCTTTGGACATCAAAACCCTGATACAGATACAATTGCATCTGCAATTGCGGCATCATATTTATTAAATCAAACTATGGGAGAAGAAACTGAGCCAGTCGCATTAGGTGAGCCAAATGCGGAAACTCAATTTGCCTTGGATTATTTTAAGGTAAAGCCACTACGCGTTATTGAAAAAGCTGAAACTGAACAAGTTTATTTGGTTGATCACAATGAAGCAGCACAATCAGCTAAAAATATTGATGAAGTTGAAGTGGTTGGGGTATATGACCATCATAAGATTAATTTTAGTTCTGATGCCCCTCTTTGGTTTATTAATATGCCTCTAGGGTCAGTGGCTACAATTTTGTATTATGAATTTAAGAAAAGTAATATTGAGATTCCAAGTGATGTTGCTGGAATGATGGCTTCAGCTATTATATCTGATACATTACTTTTGAAGAGTCCTACCACAACTTCAATGGATCAACCTGCTTTAGAAGCCTTGGCTGAAATTGCTGGAATTAAAGATTATGAAGCATATGGATTGGAGTTGTTAAAGGCTGGAACTGATCTTTCAAGTCGAACAGCCCAAGAATTGATTGATGGAGATGCTAAGTCATTTGACTTCAATGGACATACTTTCCGTATTGGGCAAGTTAATACTGTTGATATTGACGAAACCTTGGAACGGCAATCTGAACTAGAATCTGCTATGCAAGCTGAAGGATATGATAACTTCTTGTTTGTTATTACGGATATTTTAAATTCAAATTCAAAGGCACTTTATTTGGGAGATGCTTCTAATGAAGTCGCCAAAGCTTTTGATACTGATATTAAGAATAATGTTATTGACTTACCCGGAGTTGTTTCGCGTAAGAAGCAAGTTGTTCCACCTTTGACTGCTGCATTTTAA
- a CDS encoding histidine phosphatase family protein, with the protein MAKLTLYLVRHGQTYFNIYNKLQGWSNSPLTKNGIQNALDTGRKLAEVKFAAAYSSDTTRAEDTAELILAENHQSNLTKATKSSYFREQFYGSFEGDNMDAVWAKVGAPQHLTSFAEIIESFSIAEAKDMMKLADPFHDAEDQHEYWERIQKGFKLISENHNLQDGDNVLVISHGNTLLSLMELYGKGQFDLKIRPQNGSITKLELDNSKIKVLSYNQ; encoded by the coding sequence ATGGCTAAATTAACATTGTATTTGGTTCGGCACGGACAAACTTATTTTAATATTTATAACAAATTACAAGGCTGGAGTAATTCGCCTTTGACTAAAAATGGTATCCAAAATGCATTAGACACTGGTCGAAAATTGGCTGAAGTTAAATTTGCTGCTGCTTATTCTTCAGACACAACGCGGGCTGAAGATACAGCTGAATTAATTTTAGCTGAAAATCATCAAAGTAATTTGACCAAAGCTACCAAATCATCCTACTTTAGAGAACAATTTTATGGATCTTTTGAGGGTGATAATATGGATGCGGTTTGGGCTAAAGTTGGTGCACCACAACATTTGACATCATTTGCTGAGATTATTGAATCCTTTTCTATAGCAGAAGCAAAAGATATGATGAAATTAGCTGATCCATTCCATGATGCAGAAGATCAGCATGAGTATTGGGAAAGAATTCAAAAGGGTTTCAAATTAATTTCTGAAAATCATAATTTGCAAGATGGAGATAATGTATTAGTCATTAGCCATGGTAATACATTGCTTAGTCTTATGGAATTATATGGAAAAGGTCAATTCGATTTGAAGATTCGTCCGCAAAACGGAAGCATTACCAAATTAGAATTAGATAATTCCAAAATTAAAGTTTTAAGTTATAACCAATAG
- the parC gene encoding DNA topoisomerase IV subunit A: MLENKQEGTIQELSLEAVMGDRFGRYSKYIIQERALPDIRDGLKPVQRRILYAMSKDGNTYDKQFRKSAKSVGNIMGNFHPHGDSSIYEAMVRLSQDWKLRAPLIEMHGNNGSIDNDPAAAMRYTEARLSKLSGEMLRDLEKETVEMVLNFDDTEYEPTVLPGHFPNLLVNGATGISAGYATEIPPHNLGEVIDATVYLLSHPDADIDQLMEFVKGPDFPTGAIIQGASELKRAYETGKGKIVVRAKTQIESIKGGKQLIRVSEIPYEVNKAALVHKMDELRLNKEVAGLTEVRDESDRDGLTIAIEIAKDGNAEGILQYLFKKTDLQITYNFNMVAIHKERPVLFSLKTALTAFIEHQREIIMKRTVFDLRKAQERMHIVDGLIRALSILDQVIKTIRAANDRKGAKQGLIDQYQFTEEQAEAIVTLQLYRLSNTDVTQLQAEAKNLSDLVEKYQLILSEPKELNKVLKRELSAIKKEYSTPRLTEIQAEVQEIKIDKTVTIADEDVVMLISKSGYVKRSSLRSFSASGNDNGLRDDDEPVYLEKVNTLQHVFIFTNYGNVIYRPINEIPEFKWKDAGEHLSQTVSDLRNDETISQVVVLDDIDKLNGQWLVASNEGYIKRVDFATLTPRSNYKKRLIPLIKFKTATGKVALLQFIEPKAQLDPADVILITQKAQGLRYSLDEVPVQGNRTAGVKAINLNSDDQLIGGGFVQTNMAIHLISNRGAYKLMKTDEIPVTSRAKKGVAVMRELKKDSHQIVTMILTPIKEMPQLSITTDQNQIVLINPSEHSFGQRQSNGSFVIEISKVGIPTNMNINSSELILN; encoded by the coding sequence ATGTTAGAAAACAAGCAAGAAGGAACGATTCAAGAATTGTCATTAGAAGCAGTCATGGGTGATCGTTTCGGTCGTTATTCAAAATATATTATTCAAGAACGAGCTTTACCAGATATTCGTGATGGGTTAAAACCCGTTCAGAGAAGAATTTTGTATGCAATGAGTAAAGATGGAAATACTTATGATAAGCAATTTCGTAAATCAGCCAAGTCGGTTGGAAATATTATGGGTAATTTTCACCCGCATGGTGATTCTTCAATCTATGAAGCGATGGTTCGACTATCACAAGATTGGAAATTACGTGCTCCTTTGATTGAAATGCATGGTAATAATGGTTCAATTGATAATGATCCGGCCGCTGCTATGCGTTATACTGAAGCACGTTTATCAAAACTTTCTGGTGAAATGCTTCGTGATTTAGAAAAAGAAACCGTTGAGATGGTGCTTAACTTTGATGATACAGAGTATGAGCCAACTGTTTTACCTGGTCATTTCCCTAATTTACTAGTTAATGGAGCTACAGGAATTTCAGCTGGATATGCTACAGAAATACCACCACACAATCTAGGTGAAGTGATTGATGCCACTGTCTATCTTTTGAGTCATCCTGATGCAGATATTGATCAATTAATGGAATTTGTCAAAGGTCCTGATTTTCCAACTGGTGCCATTATTCAAGGAGCCAGTGAATTAAAGCGAGCTTATGAGACTGGGAAAGGTAAAATTGTTGTCCGTGCTAAAACACAGATTGAATCAATTAAAGGTGGTAAGCAATTAATCCGAGTTTCGGAAATTCCATACGAAGTTAATAAAGCAGCCCTAGTACATAAAATGGATGAACTCCGTTTGAATAAAGAAGTAGCTGGATTAACTGAAGTTCGTGATGAATCTGATCGAGATGGATTGACGATTGCAATTGAAATTGCGAAAGATGGTAATGCAGAAGGAATCTTACAATATCTATTTAAGAAAACTGACTTACAAATTACTTATAATTTCAATATGGTTGCCATCCATAAGGAACGACCAGTCTTATTTAGTCTTAAAACGGCATTAACAGCCTTTATTGAACATCAACGTGAAATCATTATGAAACGGACTGTCTTTGATTTAAGAAAGGCACAAGAACGTATGCATATTGTTGATGGGCTAATTAGAGCGCTCTCAATTTTAGACCAAGTTATTAAAACAATTCGTGCTGCAAATGACCGGAAAGGTGCCAAGCAAGGCTTAATTGATCAATATCAATTTACGGAAGAACAAGCGGAAGCAATTGTAACGCTACAACTATACCGGTTGAGTAATACTGATGTTACGCAGTTACAAGCAGAAGCTAAAAATTTGAGTGATTTGGTTGAAAAGTATCAATTGATCTTGAGTGAACCAAAAGAATTAAATAAAGTCTTAAAGCGTGAATTATCGGCTATTAAAAAGGAATATTCAACACCTAGATTAACTGAAATTCAAGCTGAAGTGCAAGAAATCAAAATTGATAAAACTGTTACAATTGCTGATGAAGATGTTGTGATGTTGATTTCTAAATCTGGTTATGTAAAGCGTTCTTCACTTCGTTCATTTAGTGCTTCAGGTAATGATAATGGATTACGTGATGATGATGAGCCAGTATACCTTGAAAAGGTTAACACCCTGCAGCATGTTTTCATTTTTACAAATTATGGAAATGTGATCTATCGGCCAATTAACGAAATTCCAGAATTTAAGTGGAAGGATGCTGGGGAGCATCTTTCTCAAACAGTTAGTGATTTGAGAAATGATGAAACTATCAGTCAAGTTGTAGTGTTAGATGATATTGATAAATTAAATGGTCAATGGTTGGTTGCTTCAAATGAAGGCTATATTAAGCGAGTTGATTTCGCTACTTTGACCCCTCGTAGTAATTACAAGAAGCGATTAATTCCACTAATTAAATTCAAAACAGCGACTGGAAAAGTTGCCTTATTGCAATTTATTGAGCCTAAAGCTCAACTTGATCCAGCTGATGTCATATTGATTACTCAAAAAGCGCAAGGATTACGTTATAGCTTGGATGAAGTACCAGTTCAAGGTAATCGAACAGCTGGCGTAAAAGCAATTAATTTAAATTCTGATGATCAATTAATAGGTGGCGGATTTGTGCAAACTAATATGGCGATTCATTTGATTTCAAATCGAGGAGCTTATAAGTTGATGAAGACTGATGAAATTCCAGTGACATCGCGTGCTAAGAAGGGCGTAGCGGTGATGCGTGAATTGAAGAAGGATTCACATCAAATTGTTACTATGATTTTAACGCCAATAAAAGAAATGCCTCAATTAAGCATTACAACTGATCAAAATCAAATTGTGTTGATTAATCCAAGTGAACACTCATTTGGACAACGTCAAAGTAATGGAAGTTTCGTAATTGAAATATCAAAAGTAGGAATACCAACTAATATGAACATTAATAGTTCAGAATTAATTTTGAATTAA
- a CDS encoding YigZ family protein: MDTTYITIEKSSFVYEQIIKKSRFIVQMQRVQNETEAQDFIKQIQKNHNKANHNVWTYVLGPHSEIQRASDDGEPSGTAVTPMLEVLNNNQLRDVVVVQTRYFGGIKLGAGGLIRAYAGTLADAIMAGGLVQKILQQELVIQIDYPQFEIIKYWLAEHALDLSETVFTEKVTMVVPVNLDALDSVMEQLRDLTKGQAELFKRDQIWHEVPFQRGISGQTQTRY, encoded by the coding sequence GTGGATACAACGTATATCACTATCGAGAAGTCTAGTTTTGTGTATGAACAAATTATAAAAAAATCACGTTTTATTGTTCAGATGCAACGTGTGCAAAATGAAACTGAAGCCCAAGATTTTATCAAACAAATTCAAAAAAATCATAATAAAGCTAATCACAATGTTTGGACATATGTTTTGGGTCCTCATTCTGAAATTCAAAGAGCTTCCGATGATGGTGAACCTAGTGGGACAGCAGTAACACCAATGTTGGAAGTATTAAATAATAATCAGCTTCGGGATGTTGTAGTAGTCCAAACCCGTTATTTTGGGGGAATTAAGTTGGGAGCTGGTGGCTTAATTCGGGCTTATGCAGGGACGTTAGCTGATGCCATTATGGCGGGTGGCTTAGTGCAAAAAATTTTGCAACAAGAACTCGTCATTCAAATTGACTACCCTCAATTTGAAATAATTAAATATTGGTTAGCAGAGCATGCTTTGGATCTTAGTGAAACTGTTTTTACTGAAAAAGTCACTATGGTGGTACCAGTTAATTTAGATGCCTTGGATAGTGTGATGGAACAACTACGTGATTTAACCAAAGGTCAGGCAGAATTATTTAAGCGGGATCAAATTTGGCATGAAGTTCCATTTCAACGGGGTATTAGTGGTCAAACTCAAACGCGTTATTAG
- the obgE gene encoding GTPase ObgE yields the protein MAFVDQVKVFVKGGKGGDGAVSFRHEKYINMGGPFGGDGGKGGDVILVVDEGLRTLMDFRYKSHFKATPGGNGATKGMTGASADDMIIRVPQGTTVTNAETGELIGDLVDKDDRLVVAAGGRGGRGNIRFASPKNPAPEIAENGEPGRELDIRMELKVLADVGLVGFPSVGKSTLLSVVTAAKPKIAEYHFTTLVPNLGMVRLNDGRDFVMADLPGLIEGASNGVGLGIQFLRHVERTRVILHLLDMSGVDPDSDPYDNYKQINHELAEYDPALLKRPQIIVPTKMDMPDAEETLATFKAKLAQDPDFDQDTVIMPISSLTRDGLEPLLQKTANVLDETDAFIAQEMQSAPEESTMYEYKENEQPFEIVREDDHYWILTGDELENLFQRTNTNFTESLMRFARQLRTMGVDDALRRAGAENGDTVQIMDFQFEFED from the coding sequence ATGGCATTCGTTGACCAAGTAAAAGTTTTTGTTAAAGGTGGAAAAGGTGGCGATGGAGCTGTTTCTTTCCGACATGAAAAGTATATTAATATGGGGGGACCTTTTGGTGGTGACGGCGGAAAAGGTGGCGATGTAATCTTAGTTGTAGATGAAGGTTTACGCACTTTGATGGATTTCCGATACAAGAGTCACTTTAAGGCTACACCTGGTGGTAATGGTGCTACTAAAGGGATGACTGGTGCATCAGCCGATGACATGATTATCCGAGTTCCACAAGGGACGACAGTTACTAATGCTGAAACTGGTGAATTAATCGGGGACCTAGTAGATAAAGATGATCGATTGGTCGTAGCTGCTGGTGGACGTGGTGGACGTGGAAATATTCGTTTTGCTTCACCAAAGAATCCAGCACCTGAAATTGCTGAAAATGGTGAGCCTGGTCGCGAACTTGATATTCGAATGGAATTGAAAGTCTTAGCTGATGTAGGTTTGGTTGGTTTCCCATCAGTTGGAAAATCAACGCTTTTGTCAGTAGTAACGGCTGCTAAGCCTAAAATTGCTGAATATCACTTTACGACCTTAGTTCCTAATTTAGGAATGGTCCGATTAAATGATGGACGTGACTTTGTAATGGCTGACTTGCCTGGATTGATTGAGGGAGCTTCAAATGGAGTTGGATTAGGAATTCAATTCTTGCGTCACGTAGAACGAACTCGTGTCATTCTCCATTTACTTGATATGAGTGGTGTTGATCCTGATTCTGATCCATATGACAATTATAAGCAAATCAATCATGAATTAGCCGAATATGATCCAGCTTTGTTAAAGCGGCCTCAGATTATTGTTCCAACGAAGATGGACATGCCTGATGCAGAAGAAACTTTAGCAACATTTAAAGCTAAATTGGCACAAGATCCTGATTTCGATCAAGATACTGTCATTATGCCAATTTCTTCATTAACACGTGATGGATTGGAACCACTTTTGCAAAAAACGGCCAATGTTTTGGATGAAACAGATGCCTTTATTGCTCAAGAGATGCAATCAGCACCTGAAGAATCGACAATGTATGAGTATAAAGAAAATGAGCAACCATTTGAAATTGTCCGTGAAGATGATCATTATTGGATTTTGACTGGGGATGAGCTGGAAAATCTATTCCAACGAACTAATACTAATTTCACAGAATCATTAATGCGTTTTGCGCGTCAATTACGTACAATGGGAGTAGATGATGCACTTCGGCGAGCCGGAGCAGAGAATGGGGATACTGTTCAAATCATGGACTTCCAATTTGAATTCGAAGATTAA
- the parE gene encoding DNA topoisomerase IV subunit B, with the protein MVKTNTYDENDITVLEGLDAVRKRPGMYIGSTDGKGLHHLVYEIFDNAVDEALAGFGKEINVSIGVNNSIKVIDHGRGMPVGMHASGKPTPEVILTVLHAGGKFGQGGYKTSGGLHGVGSSVVNALSSSLMVTIVRDGFKYQEHFINGGHPDGTLNNLGKTKEGNGTTVEFQPDPKIFSTTNYNFDILAERLRESAFLLSGVKITLTDERVGQEKSEEYKYDDGIRSFVKYLNEDKTTMGDVLYFNGTEKGIEVEVAAQYNDGYSETTMSFVNNVRTSGGGTHEVGLRSAWTKAFNEYARKVNLLKEKDKNLEGSDVREGLSAVISLRIPEELLQFEGQTKEKLGTPEARSIVDSVVAEQLGFYLMENGNFSQELIRKSLRAREAREAARKAREDARTGKKRGSKDRVLSGKLTPAQSKNAKHNELFLVEGDSAGGSAKQGRDRKFQAILPLRGKVLNTEKAKLADIMKNEEIATMIYTIGAGVGSEFDVSASNYDKVIIMTDADDDGAHIQILLLTFFYKYMRPLVEAGKVYIALPPLYMLRKGTKKQTITYAWTNEQLLEKQKEIGRGYTLQRFKGLGEMNAEQLWDTTMNPDSRTLVRITIDDIMLADKRVTTLMGDKVEPRRKWIESNVAFSLADEASLLDKQKEFNEADETSKDVVDEAQLTKVSAEIDPIDKDADANQNDDILPGFFEPEIETWDKD; encoded by the coding sequence ATGGTAAAGACAAATACCTACGATGAAAATGATATTACGGTTTTAGAGGGCTTAGATGCCGTTCGTAAGCGTCCAGGTATGTATATCGGTTCAACGGATGGAAAAGGATTACATCATTTAGTGTATGAAATTTTTGACAATGCTGTTGACGAGGCTTTGGCCGGTTTTGGTAAGGAAATTAACGTTTCAATTGGCGTAAATAATTCGATTAAAGTTATCGATCATGGACGAGGAATGCCTGTTGGAATGCACGCTTCAGGTAAACCTACACCAGAAGTTATTCTGACTGTTCTACATGCTGGTGGTAAATTTGGTCAGGGTGGATATAAAACTTCTGGTGGTTTACACGGAGTTGGGTCATCTGTTGTTAATGCGTTATCATCTAGCTTAATGGTTACAATTGTCCGAGATGGTTTTAAATATCAAGAACATTTTATTAATGGTGGTCACCCAGATGGAACTTTGAATAACCTAGGTAAAACTAAGGAAGGCAATGGAACAACTGTCGAATTTCAACCAGATCCTAAGATTTTTTCAACCACTAATTATAATTTTGATATTTTAGCTGAACGTTTACGTGAATCAGCGTTCTTATTAAGTGGGGTTAAAATTACTCTTACTGATGAACGCGTTGGACAAGAAAAAAGTGAAGAATATAAATATGATGATGGAATTCGTTCATTCGTGAAATATTTGAATGAAGATAAGACGACGATGGGCGATGTTCTTTACTTTAATGGGACTGAAAAAGGAATTGAAGTTGAAGTAGCAGCTCAATATAACGATGGTTATTCAGAAACTACAATGTCATTCGTTAATAATGTGCGAACATCTGGTGGCGGAACGCACGAGGTTGGATTACGTTCAGCTTGGACTAAAGCATTTAATGAATATGCCAGAAAAGTTAATCTTTTAAAAGAAAAGGATAAAAACTTGGAAGGATCGGATGTTCGAGAAGGATTATCAGCTGTTATCTCGCTTCGAATTCCAGAAGAATTACTTCAATTTGAGGGCCAAACGAAGGAAAAATTAGGAACACCAGAAGCACGCTCAATTGTAGATAGTGTTGTTGCTGAACAATTAGGCTTTTATTTGATGGAGAATGGAAATTTCTCTCAAGAATTAATTCGTAAATCTTTAAGAGCCCGTGAGGCTCGTGAAGCTGCTCGTAAAGCGCGTGAAGATGCCAGAACTGGTAAAAAAAGGGGTAGTAAAGACCGTGTTTTATCAGGTAAATTAACCCCTGCTCAATCAAAAAATGCCAAACATAATGAACTGTTTTTGGTCGAGGGTGATTCTGCCGGTGGTTCGGCTAAGCAAGGACGTGATCGTAAATTCCAAGCAATTTTGCCATTGCGAGGAAAAGTTTTGAATACTGAAAAAGCTAAATTAGCTGATATCATGAAAAATGAAGAAATTGCGACTATGATCTATACGATTGGAGCTGGTGTCGGTTCTGAATTTGATGTCAGTGCATCTAATTATGATAAAGTTATTATTATGACCGATGCCGATGATGATGGGGCACATATTCAAATCTTGCTATTAACATTTTTCTATAAGTATATGCGGCCGTTGGTTGAAGCTGGAAAAGTATATATTGCTTTGCCACCATTGTATATGCTCAGAAAAGGAACTAAGAAGCAGACGATTACTTACGCTTGGACTAACGAGCAGCTGTTAGAAAAACAAAAAGAAATTGGCCGCGGCTATACCTTACAACGATTTAAGGGGCTAGGTGAAATGAATGCTGAACAGTTATGGGATACCACAATGAATCCAGATAGCCGGACATTAGTTAGAATTACGATTGATGACATCATGTTAGCTGACAAGCGTGTAACGACCTTAATGGGTGATAAAGTTGAGCCACGACGTAAGTGGATTGAAAGTAATGTCGCATTCTCTTTGGCTGATGAAGCTTCACTTTTAGATAAACAAAAGGAATTTAATGAGGCTGATGAAACATCAAAGGACGTTGTTGATGAAGCACAGTTAACAAAAGTTTCGGCAGAAATTGATCCAATTGATAAGGATGCTGATGCTAATCAAAATGATGATATTTTACCTGGTTTTTTTGAGCCAGAGATTGAAACTTGGGATAAAGATTAA
- a CDS encoding diacylglycerol kinase family protein, which yields MINPVAKSGKSVENWELLKDELISESIDFDFYISKDQHDLERWIKRFLKRQEEQSIQLVIMGGDGTLNLTINAILERNSEYHQPIAYIPDGSGNDFARAHGISVDPMASLQRILKKTKQNIEKPLTIDLGIYENIKDHKRKYFVNNLGVGFDAMVVSMTNHSLAKVWLNKMGWGSLAYPLLILKVLTEQDSFAVTVKGEGRLADFYENAYLMTVSNHPYFGGGVKIMPDADPHDGKLDLIIIEKPKNKIRLLKIVKALLKNKLYDQPEVHRYTNKKLEFQTHRLELAQADGEELGAHIYNYRFTSKTLDFWL from the coding sequence ATCATAAATCCCGTTGCTAAATCCGGAAAATCGGTAGAAAACTGGGAACTTTTAAAAGATGAGTTAATCTCTGAATCAATTGATTTTGATTTCTATATTAGTAAAGATCAGCATGACCTAGAACGTTGGATTAAACGATTTTTAAAGCGTCAAGAAGAACAGTCCATCCAATTAGTGATAATGGGCGGGGATGGAACCTTAAATTTAACGATTAATGCCATTTTAGAGCGAAATAGCGAATATCATCAGCCAATTGCATATATTCCAGATGGATCTGGGAATGACTTTGCCAGGGCTCACGGAATATCGGTTGATCCGATGGCTTCGTTGCAACGAATTTTAAAGAAAACAAAACAAAATATAGAAAAACCTTTAACGATCGATTTAGGGATCTATGAAAATATTAAAGATCATAAACGTAAATATTTTGTAAATAATTTAGGTGTTGGATTTGATGCTATGGTCGTTAGTATGACAAATCATTCACTAGCGAAAGTTTGGTTAAATAAGATGGGTTGGGGAAGTTTGGCCTATCCGTTACTAATTTTAAAAGTTTTAACTGAACAAGATTCTTTCGCGGTTACAGTGAAAGGCGAAGGCCGATTAGCCGATTTTTATGAGAATGCTTATTTAATGACGGTTTCAAATCACCCATATTTTGGGGGTGGAGTAAAGATTATGCCAGATGCTGATCCACATGATGGTAAATTAGATTTAATTATTATTGAAAAGCCTAAGAATAAAATTAGATTACTCAAAATTGTTAAAGCATTATTGAAAAATAAATTATACGATCAACCAGAAGTTCATCGCTATACAAATAAAAAATTAGAATTTCAAACCCATCGTTTAGAATTAGCTCAAGCGGATGGAGAAGAATTAGGTGCACATATTTATAACTATCGGTTTACTTCAAAAACATTAGATTTTTGGTTATAA